The DNA segment CCGGGGTCAGGCTGAACGACATCGGCGGCACCCGGTAGCGGCGCGAGGCCCGCATCCCCTTGGGCGCCAGCTTCTTGACCAGCACCGGCGGCAGGTCGAAGATCATCTGCTCGCCGGGGAAACGCTTGGCGCACTCGGTGATCAGGCGCATCGACTCCTCGGGCTGCAGGTACATCAGCAGGCCCTCGGCGGTGATGAAGACGCCGTGGGCGGTGTCCACCCGGTCCATCCACGAGAAGTCGAGTGCCGACTGCGCGAGGTTGGTGATCCGGTCCGACGGCGGCAGCAATCGCTCGCGCAGTGCGATGACCGGTGGGAAATCGACAGTGAGCCAGCGGAAGTCGAGGTCCGGACGCGCACTGCTGATCCGCCAGAAGCTGGTCTGCAGGCCTTCGGCGAGCGCGACGACCGTGGCCGACGGATGCGCGCTGAGGTAGCGGATCGCCGCCCGGTCGAAGGCCAGCGAGCGCAGCGCCATCTCCTGGCCCTTGCGGCCGAACTTGTCGAAGTCGAAGTCGATCGAGTCGACGAGCCGGATCGCCATCGGATCGTCGATGATGGCCTGCGGGTGGCGGGCCTGATGGGCCCGGCCGTTGAGCGTCAACAGCGCCGTCTCCGAGACGCCGCTCAGGGCGCCCGCGTCGGCCTTGCCGCCGTCTGGGAGGTTCACCGGTACCAACGTACCGACGGGGCGATCCGTATACGGTCCAGCTATGAGTCCAATCTCGGTGATCACGGGCGGGGCGGGCGGTATGGGTGTGGCGACCGCCAGGATCGTCGGCCGCGACCACAGCCTCGTGCTCTGCGACGTCAGGAAGGACCGGCTGGACGCCGCCGTCGCCACCCTCGACGAACTCGGCATCGAAGCCACCGCCGTGCACTGCGACGTGACCGACCGCGACGCGGTCGCGACGCTGTTCGACACCGCATCGGGCCTCGGACCCATCGCGTCGGTGATCCACACCGCGGGGGTGAGCCCGAGCATGGGCGACGCCGAGTACGTCATGCGGACCAATGCGATCGGCACGGTCAACGTCGACGAGGCGTTCTACGCCACCGCGGGCGAGGGCGCCGCGATCGTCAACGTGGCGTCGATGGCGGCGCACCTGCTGCCCGAGGAGATCATCCCCACCAGCCTGTTCCCCCGCGCCCTCTCCGACGAGAGC comes from the Mycolicibacterium litorale genome and includes:
- a CDS encoding class I SAM-dependent methyltransferase — protein: MNLPDGGKADAGALSGVSETALLTLNGRAHQARHPQAIIDDPMAIRLVDSIDFDFDKFGRKGQEMALRSLAFDRAAIRYLSAHPSATVVALAEGLQTSFWRISSARPDLDFRWLTVDFPPVIALRERLLPPSDRITNLAQSALDFSWMDRVDTAHGVFITAEGLLMYLQPEESMRLITECAKRFPGEQMIFDLPPVLVKKLAPKGMRASRRYRVPPMSFSLTPAQLANLANTVPGIRAVHDLPMPQGRGVLFRRLFPAFWQLKLTKQMRGAYTLLEFG
- a CDS encoding SDR family oxidoreductase produces the protein MSPISVITGGAGGMGVATARIVGRDHSLVLCDVRKDRLDAAVATLDELGIEATAVHCDVTDRDAVATLFDTASGLGPIASVIHTAGVSPSMGDAEYVMRTNAIGTVNVDEAFYATAGEGAAIVNVASMAAHLLPEEIIPTSLFPRALSDESAFMSDMLSACEMAPEEARSGLAYALSKTFVRWYSTSQAERFNARGLRIVSVSPGSVDTEMGRLEEQAGAGAMVTDAAVPRWGKPEEMAELLAFCAGERAGYLTGTDILNDGGVVASMRERARVAADEV